One genomic segment of Gorilla gorilla gorilla isolate KB3781 chromosome 23, NHGRI_mGorGor1-v2.1_pri, whole genome shotgun sequence includes these proteins:
- the LOC101151335 gene encoding LOW QUALITY PROTEIN: syndecan-4-like (The sequence of the model RefSeq protein was modified relative to this genomic sequence to represent the inferred CDS: inserted 1 base in 1 codon) translates to MAEPDDSELSGSGDIDESRDPKIIPEVIQPLVLLDNHIPERAGPGNLXPTETKELEENEIIPRRISPSAGDQDVSNKAPMSNTAQGSNIFERMEVVAVLIVDSIAGILSAVFLILLLVNHMKKGEGRNDLSRKPIYKKAPSNELLRFFYEHWFGL, encoded by the exons ATGGCG GAACCTGATGACTCTGAGCTCTCTGGGTCTGGAGATATTGATGAGTCAAGGGACCCCAAGATCATCCCTGAAGTGATCCAACCCTTGGTGCTTCTAGATAACCACATCCCTgagagggcagggcctgggaacC GTCCCACTGAAACCAAGGAACTGGAGGAGAACGAGATCATCCCCAGGAGGATCTCACCCTCTGCGGGGGACCAGGATGTGTCCAATAAGGCACCCATGTCCAACACTGCCCAGGGCAGCAACATCTTTGAGAGAATGGAGGTCGTGGCAGTCCTGATTGTGGACAGCATCGCGGGCATCCTCTCTGCTGTTTTCCTGATCCTGCTTCTGGTGAACCATATGAAGAAGGGTGAAGGCAGAAACGACCTGAGCAGGAAGCCCATCTACAAAAAAGCCCCTAGCAATGAGTTATTACGCTTCTTCTATGAGCACTGGTTTGGACTTTAG